The following nucleotide sequence is from Bacteroidota bacterium.
TAAACTACGTTTTAAAGCTAATTCTTTTGATTCTGATAAGGATTTGATTAATTTATCAGTGAATATTTCGTTCAACATTTCTTTAACTTTAACTGCCTTAATATTTACCATGCCGTGTGAACTTATTTGAGAATTGATATTTTCAATCAGGTTAATTAAACTTTTTATTTCGTTTTTCTCATTATCTTTTTGTTTCTGTTTCAGTTCCAAAAGTTGTTTCAATGATTCGCTTAATTCCTTTTTTGTTTCGCTATCAACCTTTATTGTCATAGCAATTTGTATCAATAAAATTGATTCATCTAACTCACCATACTTATTCCAAATTGAAACGGAAATACCACGAAAAAGCATTGCCATTTGATTGCGAATTTCGCTTAAAACGGAAGGAGTTTCATTTAATTCATCAATTGACAGTATTGAATTCATTTGTTTTATAATAACTTGGGGTTGCTTTGTTTTATTTTCAATTTCCTCTCTTAACTTGCGAAGGGCCATTAAGCTTATAGCATATTTTGTTAAAATTGGAGCATGTTTTTCTTGCTCTTTTCTTTCATTATTTTTTTTATTGATGATTTTGAAATTATTCTCAAATGTTGGCCTATCTAATCCGCCAATGTTTAATGTCAACAAATATTCGGTCAAATCATTTGGAACTTGCGTTGAATCAAAAGTATCCCAAATAGAATTAGATAGATAGTTAATTGAGTGTGCAATTTTTAATATTTGGCTTTGAAAATATTGCGGCAAACAATTGAGGGTATTGGTCGGAAAGTGGTCTTTTACCAACAAAACAACTTCTTCAATGTCGTCCTCATCATAAGAAGTTTCTTCATTTTTAATGTCTTTTGTTATTCCATCAATTTCTGCAATTTTATTTTGAATGTTATTTGAAACACTCTTAAACGCAATGTTTAATTCTGACTGTGCAATTAAAGTTGAGGTATTTAAAATTGCTTTTGTAAGTTCGACATTGTCATTTTCAAATGCAGCCAATAAGGCTTTGTCAAATCTTGGTGCAAAATATGGGCTTATGAATTTGACAAATTCGGGCAACTTAAAAATGCTGTCATGTTTGAAGTTTTTGAAAATTACCTCTTTACCACTTGCTAAAAATTCATTGAGAGGTTTGTTGTTTGCCAAATACAGATAAAATTCTTTGCAGTCATTGTTCATCAACTCGTCAATTGCTTTTTCACAATTTCCTTTTGTGAGTTGTAGTCCATAATACTCAAACGCTCCATTGTCAGACAAGTCAATATCTACAAACAATTTGCGTTTTGCCTTTTTTATAATTTCGTTATCAATGCATGTTGTGTCAGTAGCATTTGATAGGCCTAAAATTTCGATTGGATTTACATACATTGCTATAAGTTTATTGAATTTTCAAATTCCACTGGAAAGACGTTGGCAAAAAATGACAATTTCGGTATAGCGAAGGGTCGGTTTGTGTTTCGGGCAAAAGCAAATGTGCCAGTTGTGTGGCTGACTAAATTTGTTTTTAAATAATGAGCGTTGGGTAAAAATAAAAATACAGAAGCGTTGGCTTTTGGGTCGGCTGCCTGATAGTTCAATTGTCCAGTCATTTGTTTAAGTTTTATTCAGTCGTTCATAGTTGCTGTGCCGACTTTTAGGCTTGCAGGTAACTAGTTTATTTCAGCAGGTTGTCCTTAAAAAACTTCTCATATTCCCAAAAAAAATGCATCCATTGAGGAGCCACGTGTTTTCTAATTCGCCACTACCTTCACAAACCTAACCTCAATCTCAAACATACAAATTTTACTCTCAAAAATATTCCTACCCTCTCAAATTCACGGAAAACCGTTAACCCCAATCATGTCACATTTTTCAAAAAATTCAACACCCATAAACAAATACATGATCACAAAAACAATACACACACCAAACAAGCCTCCAATCTAACCCAAATTTATCATGTCACAAAAAAGCAAATTATACGAAAATCACTGAAGTAGAATCCTGTTTCCTACAATTCCAAGCATGAAGCGTAAATTCACATTTACACCAGCAATGGCATAGCTGAAAATCAAACGGATTCCCTTTAGGGCAAGCCCTTAAATTTTAACATTACCCTTAAATTAATTTCAATCGTAGTCGAAAATGGTATCATAGCCCCTGAAGTAGAATCCTATTTCTCAGAATTCAAAGCATGACGAGTTAATTCACATTTACAACAGCAATGGCATAGCTCAAAATCAAACGGATTCACTTCAGGGCAAGCCTCTAAATTCTAACATTACCATTAAATGAATTTCAATCGTAGTCGAAAATTGCAATTTAGCCCCGATTGCAGCGGAAACCCCGCAAGCGAGGAACGAGTGCGGAGTTGCAGTGGAAAGCGGGAGCTGAATTCGCTACGAAGTGCAATGTCCATGCTTCCCTGAAGTAGAATCCTGTTTTTTACTAAAATTGTAATTCTGCCTGAAAATCCAATTTCTACCAAAAACAAAATTCCTTATTAAAATTACGGATTCACTTCAGGGCAGGCCCTTACAATAGAATCCTGTTTACTACTAATGTCTTGCATCCTAAACGATAATGGTCGGTCTGGGGACGCGACCATTGGGGGCTGCATATATAGTGACTGTTCGTTTAGAGAGAACATTTTTTGCTCCCATAAAGTAGAATCCTAATTCCAAGTTGGTTTGTCATTTTACACATCGCAGCTACTTTTTTACCGGATTCAAGTTTTTCATATTATTTACGGATTCACTTCAGGGCAGGCCCTTACAATAGAATCCTGTTTACTACTAATGTCTTGCATCGTAACCGATAATGGTCGGTCTGGGGACGCGACCATTGGGGGCTGCACATGACGTCATTCTTCTTTGGTGAGCATATTCGTTGCTCCCATGAAGTAGAATCCTAATTCCAAGTTGGTTTCTCATTTTACACATCGTAGCTACTTTTTTACCGGATTCAAGTTTTTCATATTATTTACGGATTCACTTCATGGCAAGCTTTTTTCAATGCACGCTCTTCCCTCAATTTCACCATTCTTTTCCTGCCAAATAATAATCTTCCTACCTTTGCCGCATCATGTGGAAAAATAATATACTCGAAGCGATAGGCAATACGCCGCTGATTAAGTTGAATAATATTGTGAAAGATATTCCGGCGACTGTGCTGGCGAAGGTGGAGACGTTTAATCCGGGGAACTCGATTAAGGATAGGATGGCGCTGAAAATGGTTGAAGATGCGGAGAAGGATGGTCGCCTGCAGCCGGGTGGAACTATTATTGAAGGCACCAGTGGGAATACGGGAATGGGACTTGCCATTGCGGCGATTATAAAAGGTTACAAATGTATTTTTACGACTACCGATAAACAAAGTGTAGAAAAAGTAAATGCATTAAAAGCGTTTGGCGCAGAAGTTATTGTTTGCCCAACCGATGTTGACCCTGAAGACCCGCGCAGTTATTATTCGGTGAGCAGTCGTTTAATTAAAGAGGTGCCGAATTCGTGGAAGCCTAATCAATACGATAATCCGAGTAACGCCGTTGCGCATTATGAAACTACAGGTCCGGAAATTTGGGAACAAACGGAAGGAAAAATTACGCACTTAGTTGCGGGTGTTGGAACGGGTGGAACGATATCGGGAATTGGTAAATATTTAAAAGAAAAAAATCCGAATATTAAAATTTGGGGCATCGATACGTATGGTTCTATTTTCAAAAAATTAAAGGAAACAGGAACCATCGATAAAAATGAAATTTATCCTTATGTGACGGAAGGAATTGGTGAAGATTTTTTACCGGAAAATGTGAATATCGATATCATTGAAGATTTTGAAAAAGTAACGGATAAAGATGGTGCAATTATGACTGCACGTATTGTTCGCGAAGAAGGTATTTGGGTTGGAAACAGCTCGGGTGCTGCATTGCAGGGACTCATTCAATTAAAAGATAAATTTACAAAAGACGATGTGGTGGTGGTGATTTTTGTGGATCATGGCACACGTTATTTAGGTAAAATGTTTAACCCGGACTGGATGATGAAAATGGGTTATATCGATAAAACAGGTTTAACTGCAAAAGATTTAATTTCTACAAATCAGAAAGGTGCGTTAATTAGTGTTGATACACATACCACCGTTGCACAGGCATTACAAATTATGATGCAAAATGATTTTTCGCAAATGCCGGTTACTGATGGCGGACGCATTGTTGGTGCAATTAATGAAAGTGTTTTATATCAGCAAATTGTTGCACACCCCGACATTAAAAATAAACATGTTGGTGAAGTAATGAGCGCTGCATTTCCGTTTGTAGATATTTCGGCACCAATTGATTCAATCAGTGCGATGCTTACTTCTGATAATCCCGCATTATTGGTGCGCGATTTTAAGGTGGACAAAACATATATTATTACACGTCACGATGTAATGAATGCATTGACTAAATAATTTTATTTTGAGCGCAAAACGTATTGTTTCGCTGGTTCCAAGTATTACCGAATTGTTGGTGGATTTGGGGTTGGAAGATCGTATTGTGGGGGTAACAAAATTTTGTGTGCACCCTGCACATTTGCGCAAAGAGAAAACCATAGTTGGCGGGACAAAAAACCTGCGGATGGATGTAATACGCAGCTTACAACCAGATTTGATTTTAGCGAATAAGGAAGAAAACGTAAAGGAACAGGTGGAAACGCTGGCTTCGGCGTTTACGGTGTATACAAGTGCAATCAGCACATGGCAGGAAACGCTGGATATGATAACCCGGGTTGGTGCGCTGACCGGAACTGAAAATAAAGCGGAAAATCTAGTCGATGCACTCAATCAGAAAAAAAGCGCGTTTCAAGCGGCTAAAGTCAGCAGTGGCAAACGTTTCAGGACATTATATCTCATTTGGCAAAAACCCTGGATGAGTGTTGGTGGCGACACATTTATACATGAAATGTTGTCGGTTGCCGGTTTTGAAAATTGTTGCGGGGAAAAAAGTCGTTATCCGGTATTGGAGGAGGCTGAAATTATTTCGCTGGCTCCGGAGGTAATCTTACTCAGCTCGGAGCCCTACCCTTTTACGGAAAAACATATTTCAGGGTTACAAAAATTGTTACCTGAAGCGGTTATTTTGTTGGCAGACGGGGAATTGTTCAGTTGGTATGGAAGCAGGCTGCTGGGGGCTTTCGACTACTTTGGCGACTTGCGCAGCAGAATTTGACATTTCATTTCCGGGAAAACTTCAAAATCCGTAGTCAATTTGCTATCTTTGCGGCCTCAATTAACCCGACAGCAATGGTTACGAACGATGTAAAACTGTTTTCAGGCACCACCAGCCGATATCTCGGTGAAAAAGTGGCGGATTACTACGGTCAGCCCCTTGGAAAAATGACCATTGAGCGGTTCAGTGACGGCGAGTTTCAGCCGAATATTCTGGAGAGTGTGCGGGGTAGTTATGTGTTCTTTATTCAAAGCACTATGTTCCCGTCGGACAACCTGATGGAGTTGTTGCTGATGATTGATGCGGCTAAAAGGGCTTCAGCATCGTATATCACAGCGGTAATTCCTTATTTCGGACTTGCCCGTCAGGACAGAAAAGATAAACCACGTGTTTCAATCGGCTCGAAACTGGTTGCGGAATTATTGACTGCAGCGGGCGCTAACCGAATTGTTACCATGGATTTACACGCTGATCAGATTCAGGGGTTTTTCGATATTCCGGTTGACCACTTGAGTTCTACAGCGATTTATGTTCCTTACATTGAAGAAAATCTGGACCTGACAAATGTGATTTTTGCTTCCCCTGATGTGGGCAGCACTAAACGCAACAGAAAATACGCCATGCATTTTAACACCGAACTCGTTATTTGCGATAAATACCGCAAAAAAGCGAATGAAATTGCTGAAATGACTGTAATTGGCGATGTTACAGGTAAAGATGTGATTATGATTGACGATTTGGTTGACACCGGTAATACTCTTGCCAACGCAGCCAATTTGATGAAACAAAAAGGCGCAAAAACGGTGCGTGCGTTTTGTACCCATCCCGTATTAAGCGGGAAGGCTTATGAAACAATCGAAAATTCTGCTTTAGAGGAAATTGTTGTTACCGACACCATTCCGCTGAAACGGGAATCACCAAAAATTCGTGTGTTGTCATCTGCGAAATTGTTTGCAAGAGCAATTCGTAATACGCACGAACACAGAAGTATTAGTTCACTATTTATTAATAATTAAATCAAAATTCAAATGCAAACTTTTGTATTAGAGGGAACATTGAGAGACACACTGGGTCGCCGCGCTTCGAAAGATGCCCGCGCTTCAGCTATGGTTCCGTGTATCCTGTATGGCGATGGCGAAAACATTAATTTCGAAGTAACCAAAATTGCACTTAAAAACTTAGTGTATACTCCAAATGTATACAAAGTAGTTATTAAGGTTGATGGCAAAGAAATTGAATCGTTAATGCGTGAAATTCAGTTTCACAAAGTAACTGATGAAATTCTGCACATTGATTTCTTAAAATTAAATCCATCAAAAAAAGTAACCCATGTTGTGCCTATCGTTTTAGAAGGACAATCAATTGGTGTTAAAGGTGGTGGTAAATTAGTTCAACGCATCAGAAAAGCAACTATTAAAGCTTTTCCTAAAGATTTAGTTGATAAAGTTACAATCGATATCACTGATTTAGACGTAAACAAAACAATTCGTTTAGGTGATTTAAAAGTGGCTAAAGTAGACGTATTGGGTTCTAAAAGTATCCCGGTAGTTACTGTTGTTTCTCCACGTGCACTTAAAGCTGCGGCTGACGCTGCTGCTGCTGCAGATGCTAAAGCGGCTCCGGTTGCTGCACCTGTTGCTGCCAAAGAAGAGAAAAAAGACTAAATACAATTTTCTGTTAAACGAAGCAATTTCTATCTTTAATGATTATGAAATTGCTTCGTTTTTTATTTCCGCAAACGCATAAAAAAGAAATTCCGCTAAACGATATGAAATATCTTATTGCAGGCCTGGGCAATTTTGGAATTGATTATGTAAATACTCGTCATAATATTGGTTTTGATGTTGTTGAAAAATTGGCTGCGGATAAAAATGTAGTATTTACTTCAGGTCGTTATGCAGACGTAGCTGAATTTAAATTTAAAGGGAAAACATTTCTGTTAATTAAACCTACCACTTACATGAATTTAAGTGGGAAGGCTGTTAAGTATTGGATGGATAAGGAAAATATTCCACTAGAAAATATTGTAGTTGTAACGGATGATTTGAATTTACCACTCAGCAAATTACGCATCCGCAAAAATGGCAGTGATGGCGGACATAACGGATTAAAAAATATTCAGGAAATATTACAAACCAATCAGTATATCCGCTTGCGTTTTGGGGTTGGCAATAATTTTCCGAGTGGCCGACAAGTTGATTTTGTTTTAGGCAAATGGGAAAAAGAAGAACAGCCTGCTGTAACTGAAACGGTAACAAAAGCAGCCGAGGCCGTTGTTTCCATCATAATGGAAGGTGTTGAACGTGCGATGAATAAGTTCAACTAATTAATTTACTCCGGCAATCTTAATTATCGCCTTCCGGATTTGTTTTGGATGTTCCGGGTTTTGGATTTGACTTCGTATAAAAGCGCAACAGCATATTATTAAACTGCATGGTAACCTCTTTTGGTAGTTGATGCGTTGTTCCCGGCATTACACTTAATTGTGCATTGGGTATAGCTTCATAAATAGCGACGGTGTGCGCGAGTTTCACATTATCTTTATCGCCACTCACAATTAATACCGGTGCAGTAATATTTACCAATAATTCCGGGTCAATTGCATATTGATTGATTTGCAGATTTAATAATCGTAAAACATTTTTATACTCAAGGTTACCGGCTTTAATAGAATCTTTTGCAGCTTTAATATCATCATTAATTTTTGCAATGGCTGTTGATTGCAAAGCAGTTGTATCTCCATTCAATGAAGTCCCCAAAATGGCCAATGATTTTACTTTTTGCGGATAATTAATTGCCAATAACAATCCAATTTTTCCGCCATCGCCCCAACCAAAAATATTTACACTATCGAGTTCCAGTTTTTCGAGTAATAAATAATAATCGTCGGACATTTGCTCATAACTCAAACTGTCTTTATTTAAAGTAGATTTTCCCTGACCACGTGAATCAACAACAATAACTTTGAATTTTTTTGAGAGGAAATTAATCTGACTGTTAAATGATTCCACAGAACCATTATTGTCGTGAATCAATAACAATGGTTCACCTTCACCGTACATCTCGAAATAAATATTTACACCATTTATCGATTGATATTGACCTTCGGTATGTTCAAAGTTTTTACCTGCGTTGCCACCATTATTATTGGCATTACTGATGGGTTTTGGAGAAATGGGTGAACGTTGAGCAAATGTACTTGCACTCAATACCACACAACAAAAAGCAAAAGTCAATATTTTTTTCATACAGATAAATTCAGTATTAAAGATACATCAATATTTAAAAAGCAATTCAAAACACAGGCAGCCGCAATTTTAATGCCCTTTCGTAACTTTGCACCCTAATTATGAAAATATTCTGTGTAGGCCGCAATTACAGCGAACATGCCAAAGAACTGAACAATGCTATTCCGGAGGCGCCGGTAATTTTTATGAAACCTCCGACAGCCTTGTTAAAAGGTAAAGATTTTTACATACCTGCGTTTTCGAAGGATATGCATTTTGAGTGTGAACTGGTGTATCGGGTTTGTAAAAACGGCAAACATATAGCAGCGCAGTTTGCCTCCAAATATGTTGATGCAGTAGCTGTCGGCATTGATTTTACGGCAAGAGATGTTCAATCGAACCAAAAAACGAAAGGATTACCCTGGGAAATTGCCAAAGCATTTGATAATTCGGCTGTGGTGTCTGAATTTACGCCGATAAGTGCAATTGCTCATCCTTCAAGCATTAACTTTTCAATGGAAAAGAATGGAACTACCGTTCAAACCGGCAATTCTGCCGATATGTTGTATTCGATTGATACCATAATTGAATATTTGTCCAAGTTTTTCACGCTACAGCAGGGCGACCTGATTTATACCGGCACTCCTGCGGGTGTTGGGCCTGTTGCCATTGGCGATATGCTTACCGGTTATCTGGAAGGCGTTAAAAGTTTTGAAATAAACATCAAATAAGCAACCAAACTGCTTCCACCCCACACTATTACTTCATAGCTTTGCACCAGTAAAATGAACCAGAAGGAAACCTTAGAATTAGTTGATAAAAAAATACTGCTTGAAGCTTATCGCAAGATGTTTACAAGCAAGGTAATGAGCGATGTTTTTAACGAAAATCGCCAAACCTGCATTTTTGTGCACGCCAATTCCCGCGGCCACGAAGCGATTCAGCTCGCCATGGGTATGCAATTAAAAAAGAGCGACTGGGCGAGTTTATACTACCGCGATGACTCCATTTTGATGGGTATGGGCTGGGATCCGGGTCAAATTATGCTGCAGTTGATGGCTAAAGCCGATGACCCGTTTAGTGGGGGCAGAAATTATTATTGTCACCCGAGTTATAAAGGTGATGCCTACCCGCAAATGATACATCAAAGCTCGGCAACGGGTATGCAGGCCATTCCGACCACCGGTGTGGCACAGGGTTTACAATATCTTGAACAACAGGGTTTATTAGCTACAGCGGCTCAAAACCCGCTTGTGGTATGCTCTATAGGCGATAGTGCCATGACGGAAGGTGAAGTTTCTGAAGCTTTACAATTTGCCGTTTTAAAACAATTACCCATCATTTATCTGGTTCAGGATAATGATTGGGGCATTTCGGTTTCCAAAGAGGAAGCCCGCACCATGGATGCTTACGAATACGCAGCCGGATTTAAAGGTTTGCGTAAAGTGCGTGTTGATGGCAGCGACTTTTTAGAAAGCTGGCAATGTGTGCGCGATGCAATTGGTTATGTGCGCATCAACAGAAAACCGATATTAATTCATGCAAAAGTGCCATTATTAGGCCATCATACCAGTGGTGTCCGCATGGAGATGTACAGAACGGAGGCCGATTTGCAAGAACATGCGAGTCGCGACCCGCTGCCAAAATTGCGTCAGGTTTTACGCGATGCCGGATTTACGGAAGAGGAAATTTTATCGGTTGAAGCGGAAGCTGATGCCAAAACAAGAGTGGATTTTGCTAATGTTGTAGCTGCTGCCGACCCGAATCCGGATACTGTGGAGTTATTTGAATTTGCGCCCTCTCCTATTACTGCTGAACAGGGAACAAGAGAACCTGCAGGTGGTGAAACGGTTATGATGGTGGATGCGGCTTTGTTTGCGATGGATGAAATTTTGAGCAAACATCCGGAAGCGTTATTATATGGGCAAGATGTAGGTAGACGTTTAGGGGGCGTTTTTCGCGAAGCAGCAACTTTAGCGGCCAAACATGGTGATCATCGTGTATTTAATACTGCTATTCAGGAAGCCTATTTGGTTGGTTCTACACTTGGAATGAGTGCCGTTGGTGCCAAGCCGATTGTAGAGATTCAATTTGCAGATTATATCTGGACAGGTGTGAATCAGTTGGTTTCGGAACTTTCGAAGTCGTATTATTTAACTAACGGAAAATGGAATGTGCAAACCGTTATTCGCATTCCGATTGGTGCTTATGGTTCCGGTGGTCCTTATCATTCAGGCTCCATAGAATCGTCGATAACTGCCATTAAAGGCATTAAAGTTGTATACCCAAGTAATGCAGCCGATATGAAGGGATTGTTGAAGGGCGCCTTCTATGACCCGAATCCGGTGGTTATGTTTGAACATAAGGGATTGTATTGGAGTAAAGTGCCCGGAACAGGTGCTGCGAAAAATATTCAGCCTGCTGATGATTATATTATTCCGCTGGGTAAAGCACGCATATTTCAACATGCTGCTGAAGAAAAAATTCAAGCCGGTGAAAGCATGCTGGTGATAACTTATGGCATGGGTGTACATTGGGCATTAAATGCATCAAAAAGTTTTTCGGGGCAGATAGAAATTTTAGATTTGCGCACATTATATCCTTATGATTGGGACGCTATCGTTTCATCTGTTAAAAAACATAATAAAGTATTTGTATTAACTGAAGAACCATTAATTAATTCGTACGCTCAGGCAATGGCAGGAAGAATAGGTTCTGAATTATTTAAATATCTTGATGCACCGGTTCAAATGTTGGGTGCAAAAAATTTACCTGCAGTGCCGCTTAATTCAGGTTTAGAAAAAGCAATGTTACCGAATGTAGAAAAGGTGAAAGCGGTGATGGAGGAGTTGTTGGGTTGGTAATGAAAAAAATCTGCTAATAAGCGATTAAAAAAAACACCTAACAGGTTTTTAGAAACCTGTCAGGTGTTTTTTTTATTAAATGTTTAAACAG
It contains:
- a CDS encoding pyridoxal-phosphate dependent enzyme, translated to MWKNNILEAIGNTPLIKLNNIVKDIPATVLAKVETFNPGNSIKDRMALKMVEDAEKDGRLQPGGTIIEGTSGNTGMGLAIAAIIKGYKCIFTTTDKQSVEKVNALKAFGAEVIVCPTDVDPEDPRSYYSVSSRLIKEVPNSWKPNQYDNPSNAVAHYETTGPEIWEQTEGKITHLVAGVGTGGTISGIGKYLKEKNPNIKIWGIDTYGSIFKKLKETGTIDKNEIYPYVTEGIGEDFLPENVNIDIIEDFEKVTDKDGAIMTARIVREEGIWVGNSSGAALQGLIQLKDKFTKDDVVVVIFVDHGTRYLGKMFNPDWMMKMGYIDKTGLTAKDLISTNQKGALISVDTHTTVAQALQIMMQNDFSQMPVTDGGRIVGAINESVLYQQIVAHPDIKNKHVGEVMSAAFPFVDISAPIDSISAMLTSDNPALLVRDFKVDKTYIITRHDVMNALTK
- a CDS encoding ABC transporter substrate-binding protein, with protein sequence MSAKRIVSLVPSITELLVDLGLEDRIVGVTKFCVHPAHLRKEKTIVGGTKNLRMDVIRSLQPDLILANKEENVKEQVETLASAFTVYTSAISTWQETLDMITRVGALTGTENKAENLVDALNQKKSAFQAAKVSSGKRFRTLYLIWQKPWMSVGGDTFIHEMLSVAGFENCCGEKSRYPVLEEAEIISLAPEVILLSSEPYPFTEKHISGLQKLLPEAVILLADGELFSWYGSRLLGAFDYFGDLRSRI
- a CDS encoding ribose-phosphate pyrophosphokinase; translation: MVTNDVKLFSGTTSRYLGEKVADYYGQPLGKMTIERFSDGEFQPNILESVRGSYVFFIQSTMFPSDNLMELLLMIDAAKRASASYITAVIPYFGLARQDRKDKPRVSIGSKLVAELLTAAGANRIVTMDLHADQIQGFFDIPVDHLSSTAIYVPYIEENLDLTNVIFASPDVGSTKRNRKYAMHFNTELVICDKYRKKANEIAEMTVIGDVTGKDVIMIDDLVDTGNTLANAANLMKQKGAKTVRAFCTHPVLSGKAYETIENSALEEIVVTDTIPLKRESPKIRVLSSAKLFARAIRNTHEHRSISSLFINN
- a CDS encoding 50S ribosomal protein L25; translation: MQTFVLEGTLRDTLGRRASKDARASAMVPCILYGDGENINFEVTKIALKNLVYTPNVYKVVIKVDGKEIESLMREIQFHKVTDEILHIDFLKLNPSKKVTHVVPIVLEGQSIGVKGGGKLVQRIRKATIKAFPKDLVDKVTIDITDLDVNKTIRLGDLKVAKVDVLGSKSIPVVTVVSPRALKAAADAAAAADAKAAPVAAPVAAKEEKKD
- a CDS encoding aminoacyl-tRNA hydrolase, with product MKYLIAGLGNFGIDYVNTRHNIGFDVVEKLAADKNVVFTSGRYADVAEFKFKGKTFLLIKPTTYMNLSGKAVKYWMDKENIPLENIVVVTDDLNLPLSKLRIRKNGSDGGHNGLKNIQEILQTNQYIRLRFGVGNNFPSGRQVDFVLGKWEKEEQPAVTETVTKAAEAVVSIIMEGVERAMNKFN
- a CDS encoding alpha/beta hydrolase, which translates into the protein MKKILTFAFCCVVLSASTFAQRSPISPKPISNANNNGGNAGKNFEHTEGQYQSINGVNIYFEMYGEGEPLLLIHDNNGSVESFNSQINFLSKKFKVIVVDSRGQGKSTLNKDSLSYEQMSDDYYLLLEKLELDSVNIFGWGDGGKIGLLLAINYPQKVKSLAILGTSLNGDTTALQSTAIAKINDDIKAAKDSIKAGNLEYKNVLRLLNLQINQYAIDPELLVNITAPVLIVSGDKDNVKLAHTVAIYEAIPNAQLSVMPGTTHQLPKEVTMQFNNMLLRFYTKSNPKPGTSKTNPEGDN
- a CDS encoding fumarylacetoacetate hydrolase family protein; translated protein: MKIFCVGRNYSEHAKELNNAIPEAPVIFMKPPTALLKGKDFYIPAFSKDMHFECELVYRVCKNGKHIAAQFASKYVDAVAVGIDFTARDVQSNQKTKGLPWEIAKAFDNSAVVSEFTPISAIAHPSSINFSMEKNGTTVQTGNSADMLYSIDTIIEYLSKFFTLQQGDLIYTGTPAGVGPVAIGDMLTGYLEGVKSFEINIK
- a CDS encoding tungsten formylmethanofuran dehydrogenase, with the translated sequence MNQKETLELVDKKILLEAYRKMFTSKVMSDVFNENRQTCIFVHANSRGHEAIQLAMGMQLKKSDWASLYYRDDSILMGMGWDPGQIMLQLMAKADDPFSGGRNYYCHPSYKGDAYPQMIHQSSATGMQAIPTTGVAQGLQYLEQQGLLATAAQNPLVVCSIGDSAMTEGEVSEALQFAVLKQLPIIYLVQDNDWGISVSKEEARTMDAYEYAAGFKGLRKVRVDGSDFLESWQCVRDAIGYVRINRKPILIHAKVPLLGHHTSGVRMEMYRTEADLQEHASRDPLPKLRQVLRDAGFTEEEILSVEAEADAKTRVDFANVVAAADPNPDTVELFEFAPSPITAEQGTREPAGGETVMMVDAALFAMDEILSKHPEALLYGQDVGRRLGGVFREAATLAAKHGDHRVFNTAIQEAYLVGSTLGMSAVGAKPIVEIQFADYIWTGVNQLVSELSKSYYLTNGKWNVQTVIRIPIGAYGSGGPYHSGSIESSITAIKGIKVVYPSNAADMKGLLKGAFYDPNPVVMFEHKGLYWSKVPGTGAAKNIQPADDYIIPLGKARIFQHAAEEKIQAGESMLVITYGMGVHWALNASKSFSGQIEILDLRTLYPYDWDAIVSSVKKHNKVFVLTEEPLINSYAQAMAGRIGSELFKYLDAPVQMLGAKNLPAVPLNSGLEKAMLPNVEKVKAVMEELLGW